The proteins below are encoded in one region of Rhodoflexus caldus:
- the rpmA gene encoding 50S ribosomal protein L27 — translation MAHKKGVGSSKNGRESESKRLGVKIFGGQQVIAGNIIVRQRGTKHHPGKNVGIGKDHTLFALVDGTVTFKRSKDRSFVSVEPATQG, via the coding sequence ATGGCACACAAGAAAGGGGTAGGTAGCTCCAAAAACGGTCGCGAATCGGAAAGCAAGCGCCTCGGCGTGAAAATTTTCGGTGGCCAGCAAGTGATAGCCGGCAACATTATCGTTCGCCAGCGCGGTACCAAGCATCATCCGGGCAAAAACGTAGGTATTGGTAAAGACCATACTCTGTTTGCACTGGTAGATGGCACTGTAACTTTTAAGCGCAGCAAAGACCGCTCTTTTGTATCGGTTGAGCCTGCAACACAAGGCTAA
- a CDS encoding 3-hydroxyacyl-CoA dehydrogenase/enoyl-CoA hydratase family protein encodes MKNRSIKKVAVLGSGVMGSRIACHFANIGVEVLLLDIVPAEPNEAERAKGLTVEHPAVRNRIVNDALAAALKSSPSPVYHSKVASLIQTGNFQDDMKKIADCDWVLEAVVERLDIKKQVFEQVEKFRKKGTLITSNTSGIPMALMCEGRSDDFQANFCGTHFFNPPRYLKLLEIIPGPKTNPDIVDFLMHYGALYLGKETVLCKDTPAFIANRIGVYSMMSAMHKLDTFDLTVDEVDALTGTIIGRAKSATFRTSDVVGLDTTVNVSNNLYAALTHDESRDAFKLPRVVKELYDRKWLGDKTGQGFFKKVKGADGKSQILTLNLKTFEYEPQTKPKFDSIGAVKDIDNVKLRIPKLVNSNDKAGEFYRATFYDLFKYCSYRIPEIADELYRIDQAVAAGFAWELGPFETWDLLGVRETVAKMEAANEKPAQWVYDMLAGGNESFYKVEKGIRHYYDIPTKSYKVIPGSEGFIILDNLRPTNKVWGNSGTTLFDLGDGILGLEFHTKMNSMGAEVLEGINTAITKAEENFRGLVIGNDGANFSAGANLAMLFMAASNGEFDEINFSIAAFQNTMMRARYSSVPVVTAPSGLALGGGCELQLHADHIQAHAETYMGLVEVGVGLIPAGGGTKEMTLRASDSYAKGDVELNRLQEFFMNIAMAKVSTSAHEAKELGYIRPTDSITMHRSHVLADAKRAAIVLAEAGYTKPVQRKDIKVLGKTALALFETGIVSMRYGNYISEHDAKIAKKIAYVMSGGDLSYPQMVSEQYLLDLEREAFLSLSGEPKTLERIHGLLFKGKTVRN; translated from the coding sequence ATGAAAAACCGCAGCATCAAAAAAGTAGCCGTATTAGGCTCCGGCGTGATGGGCTCACGCATCGCTTGTCATTTTGCCAATATTGGCGTGGAAGTGCTCCTGTTAGATATTGTGCCTGCCGAACCCAACGAGGCTGAGCGGGCAAAAGGGCTGACCGTTGAGCATCCCGCAGTGCGCAATCGCATTGTAAACGACGCATTAGCGGCAGCGCTCAAATCCAGCCCTTCGCCGGTGTATCATTCCAAAGTCGCTTCCCTTATTCAAACCGGCAATTTTCAGGACGATATGAAAAAAATTGCCGATTGCGACTGGGTGCTGGAAGCCGTTGTTGAGCGTTTAGACATCAAAAAGCAGGTATTTGAGCAGGTAGAAAAATTCCGCAAAAAAGGCACGCTCATTACCTCCAACACATCGGGCATTCCTATGGCGCTCATGTGCGAAGGCCGCAGCGATGATTTTCAGGCAAACTTTTGCGGTACGCACTTCTTCAACCCGCCGCGCTATCTGAAACTGCTGGAAATTATCCCCGGCCCGAAAACCAACCCTGATATTGTGGATTTCCTGATGCACTACGGGGCGCTTTATCTGGGCAAAGAAACCGTATTGTGTAAAGATACTCCCGCATTTATTGCCAACCGCATCGGTGTTTACAGCATGATGTCGGCCATGCACAAGCTGGATACTTTTGACTTGACCGTTGATGAGGTGGATGCACTGACAGGCACTATCATCGGGCGAGCCAAGTCGGCAACCTTCCGCACCAGCGATGTGGTAGGTCTGGATACGACCGTAAACGTATCTAACAACCTCTACGCTGCCCTTACGCACGACGAAAGCCGCGATGCCTTCAAACTGCCGCGTGTTGTCAAAGAACTTTACGACCGCAAGTGGTTGGGTGATAAAACAGGTCAGGGCTTCTTTAAGAAGGTAAAAGGCGCAGACGGCAAAAGCCAAATTCTGACCCTGAACCTCAAAACTTTTGAATATGAGCCGCAAACCAAGCCTAAATTTGACTCCATAGGTGCGGTAAAAGATATTGACAACGTTAAGTTGCGCATTCCGAAATTGGTTAATAGCAACGATAAAGCAGGCGAATTTTATCGCGCTACTTTCTACGACCTGTTCAAATACTGCTCGTATCGCATCCCCGAAATCGCTGATGAACTCTACCGCATTGATCAAGCCGTAGCTGCCGGTTTTGCTTGGGAACTCGGCCCGTTTGAAACATGGGACTTGCTCGGCGTTCGCGAAACGGTTGCCAAAATGGAAGCCGCCAATGAAAAACCTGCACAGTGGGTATATGACATGCTGGCAGGTGGCAACGAATCGTTCTACAAGGTAGAAAAAGGCATCCGCCACTACTACGACATCCCGACTAAATCCTACAAAGTCATCCCGGGCAGCGAAGGCTTTATCATTCTGGACAACCTCCGCCCTACCAACAAAGTATGGGGCAACTCGGGCACTACCCTGTTTGACCTCGGCGATGGCATCTTGGGCTTAGAGTTCCATACCAAAATGAACAGCATGGGCGCAGAGGTGTTGGAAGGTATCAATACGGCTATTACCAAAGCGGAAGAAAACTTCCGCGGCTTGGTAATCGGTAATGACGGGGCAAACTTTTCGGCAGGTGCAAATCTTGCCATGCTGTTTATGGCAGCCAGCAACGGCGAATTTGACGAAATCAACTTCTCTATTGCTGCTTTCCAAAATACGATGATGCGTGCCCGTTACTCATCTGTGCCCGTAGTAACCGCACCTTCGGGGCTGGCACTCGGTGGCGGCTGCGAGCTCCAACTCCACGCCGACCACATTCAGGCACATGCAGAAACCTACATGGGCTTGGTGGAAGTAGGTGTTGGCTTGATTCCTGCAGGCGGCGGCACCAAAGAAATGACCCTGCGTGCATCGGACAGCTACGCCAAAGGCGACGTGGAACTGAACCGCCTGCAAGAGTTCTTTATGAACATTGCCATGGCCAAAGTTTCTACCTCGGCGCACGAAGCCAAAGAGTTGGGGTACATTCGCCCGACCGACAGTATTACCATGCACCGTTCGCATGTATTGGCTGATGCCAAGCGGGCAGCTATTGTACTTGCAGAAGCAGGCTATACCAAACCCGTACAACGCAAAGACATTAAAGTACTGGGTAAAACCGCGCTGGCACTGTTTGAAACAGGTATCGTAAGTATGCGCTACGGCAACTACATCAGCGAACACGATGCAAAAATTGCCAAGAAAATTGCTTACGTGATGAGCGGCGGCGACCTGAGCTATCCGCAAATGGTCAGCGAGCAGTACTTGCTCGATTTGGAACGCGAAGCCTTCCTGTCGCTTTCCGGTGAGCCTAAAACATTAGAGCGCATCCACGGGCTGCTTTTCAAAGGCAAAACCGTCCGTAACTAA
- a CDS encoding DNA gyrase/topoisomerase IV subunit A, whose product MEQNSGQMQEVLPVSGMYENWFLDYASYVILERAVPAIEDGFKPVQRRILHSMKEMDDGRYNKVANIIGQTMQYHPHGDASISDAIVNLGQKDLLIDTQGNWGDIRTGDGAAAPRYIEARLSKFALDVVFNPQTTEWQASYDGRKKEPVTLPVKFPLLLAQGVEGIAVGLSTKILPHNFCELIRASIDLLKGREVELYPDFPTGGMVDVTNYQQGRKGGKVRVRARIEEVDSKTLAIRDIPYGTTTTGLIESIIKANDAGKIKIKKVVDNTAKDVEILIHLEPKTSPDITIGALYAFTDCEVSISPNACVIVGDKPQFLGVDDILKINTEQTLDLLRRELEIKRAELLEKQLYSSLEKIFIENRIYRDIEECTTWEDVILTIDKGISPYKPQFYREITREDIIALTEIKIKRISKYDAFKADELMRKLAEELAETEHHLAHLVEFAIDYFKNLLAKYGKGRERKTEIRTFDTITATKVAANNQKLYINRKEGFIGFGLKKDEDVEFISDCSDIDDIVVFLRSGVFKVVKIAEKVFVGKDILHAEVFNKDDERRTFNMLYLDGESGITYAKRFQIGGITRDKEYDLTKGTKGSKVLYFTSNPNGEAELITVTLTPGCKAKVKVFDYDFTDLAIKGRSAQGNILTRYPVKSVKLKMAGVSTLGGLDIYYDPVIGRLNTDKRGYLLGTFTGEDTILALYKDGTYEMTNYDLANRYEPNDVIKLYKLTKNTIVSAIYFDGENQNYYAKRFQIETTSLGKKFSFLSDHPKSKLLAASADEQVQVKIHYVKADKKEETAVYDLDMLAEVRGWKALGNRLPYAKIKSVEI is encoded by the coding sequence ATGGAACAGAACAGCGGACAGATGCAGGAGGTACTCCCGGTTTCGGGGATGTATGAAAACTGGTTTCTGGATTATGCGTCCTATGTAATTTTGGAACGTGCCGTGCCGGCCATTGAAGACGGTTTTAAGCCCGTTCAACGACGCATTCTTCATTCCATGAAAGAAATGGATGACGGACGCTACAACAAAGTAGCGAACATCATCGGGCAAACCATGCAATATCACCCGCACGGCGATGCTTCCATCAGCGATGCCATTGTGAATTTGGGGCAGAAAGACCTGCTGATAGACACACAAGGCAACTGGGGCGACATCCGCACGGGGGATGGGGCAGCTGCTCCGCGTTATATTGAAGCCCGATTGAGCAAATTTGCATTAGATGTAGTCTTCAATCCGCAAACTACCGAATGGCAGGCATCTTACGACGGGCGCAAGAAAGAACCCGTTACACTGCCCGTTAAATTCCCGCTGCTGCTGGCGCAAGGTGTGGAGGGTATTGCAGTCGGGCTTTCCACCAAAATTCTGCCGCACAATTTCTGTGAACTTATCCGCGCCTCCATAGACCTGCTCAAAGGTCGGGAGGTAGAACTTTACCCCGACTTCCCGACGGGGGGCATGGTGGACGTTACCAACTACCAACAAGGGCGCAAAGGCGGTAAAGTCCGCGTCCGTGCCCGCATTGAGGAGGTGGATAGCAAAACACTGGCTATCAGAGATATACCCTACGGCACAACTACTACGGGACTGATTGAGTCCATCATTAAGGCCAACGATGCGGGTAAAATCAAGATTAAAAAGGTGGTGGACAACACCGCCAAAGATGTTGAAATACTCATCCATCTTGAACCCAAAACTTCGCCCGATATTACCATCGGGGCACTCTATGCTTTTACCGACTGCGAGGTGAGCATTTCGCCCAATGCCTGCGTAATTGTGGGCGACAAGCCGCAATTTCTTGGAGTAGATGACATTCTGAAAATCAACACCGAGCAAACCTTAGACCTGCTCCGACGCGAATTAGAAATCAAACGCGCCGAGCTGCTGGAAAAGCAGTTGTATTCGTCGCTGGAAAAGATTTTCATTGAAAACCGCATCTATCGCGATATTGAAGAGTGTACTACTTGGGAAGATGTCATTCTGACCATAGACAAAGGCATCAGCCCCTACAAGCCGCAGTTTTACCGCGAAATCACCCGCGAGGACATTATCGCACTGACCGAAATCAAGATTAAGCGCATTTCCAAATACGATGCCTTCAAAGCAGACGAACTAATGCGCAAACTTGCCGAGGAACTTGCCGAAACCGAACATCACTTGGCGCATCTGGTAGAGTTTGCGATTGATTATTTCAAAAATCTGTTGGCCAAATACGGCAAAGGCAGAGAGCGGAAAACCGAAATCCGCACCTTTGACACCATTACCGCTACCAAAGTAGCTGCCAATAACCAAAAACTGTACATCAACCGCAAAGAGGGTTTTATTGGTTTTGGTTTGAAAAAAGATGAAGACGTGGAGTTCATCTCCGACTGTTCGGACATTGACGATATTGTCGTTTTCTTGCGCAGTGGTGTATTTAAGGTGGTAAAAATTGCCGAAAAAGTTTTTGTAGGAAAAGACATCCTCCATGCCGAGGTGTTCAACAAAGACGACGAACGCCGCACTTTCAATATGCTCTATTTGGACGGCGAAAGCGGTATCACCTACGCCAAGCGCTTCCAAATCGGCGGCATTACTCGCGACAAGGAATATGACCTGACCAAAGGCACCAAAGGGTCTAAAGTGCTGTATTTCACCTCTAACCCGAACGGCGAGGCAGAACTGATTACCGTTACGCTCACGCCCGGTTGCAAAGCCAAAGTCAAGGTTTTTGACTATGACTTTACCGACCTTGCCATCAAAGGGCGCAGCGCACAAGGCAATATTCTGACGCGCTACCCTGTGAAGAGTGTAAAGCTGAAAATGGCAGGCGTTTCTACGTTGGGCGGCTTGGATATCTACTACGACCCCGTAATCGGCCGCCTCAATACCGACAAAAGAGGTTATCTGCTTGGCACATTCACCGGTGAAGATACCATTCTGGCATTGTACAAAGACGGTACATACGAAATGACCAACTACGACCTTGCCAATCGCTATGAGCCTAACGATGTAATTAAACTTTACAAGCTTACAAAAAACACCATTGTATCGGCTATTTACTTTGACGGCGAAAACCAGAATTACTACGCCAAACGCTTTCAGATTGAAACGACTTCATTGGGTAAGAAATTTTCATTCCTTTCCGACCATCCGAAGTCTAAACTGCTGGCAGCCTCGGCCGATGAACAGGTACAGGTAAAAATCCACTACGTTAAAGCGGATAAGAAGGAGGAAACAGCCGTTTACGACTTGGACATGCTGGCCGAAGTGCGCGGATGGAAAGCACTTGGCAATCGCTTGCCCTATGCAAAAATTAAGTCGGTGGAAATATAG
- a CDS encoding serine hydrolase translates to MKKKLVFPAIVAITALQARAQQDKLIAELLESRRDLFGTVLSDPAKYEVQIIYTQIDRDKKNRPILTDYTYRLDDKQYFYPASTVKLPTAIVALEKINRLNIKGLDRETPLRIDSAYNRQTAVAADETSPNGLPSIGHYIKKILLVSDNDAYNRLYEFIGQEELNESLHAKGFNLRLIHRLSVGDTEETARYTNPISFYRGDKIIYQQPLVKSEKSYPNTLTTTLKGKGYMSFRNNPNGELIEKPMDFSDKNYYPLSTMHKVLQTLIFPETVPPGQRFNLTKDDYRFLYRHMSMYPKESGGYPAYTDTCCNYDGYCKFFMYGDTKQPIPKNIRIFNKVGDAYGYLLDNAYIVDFENGIEFMLSAVVYVNEDGIFNDDKYEYESIGFPFMANLGRVIYAHELKRKRQNKPNLSKFKFTY, encoded by the coding sequence ATGAAAAAGAAACTTGTTTTCCCTGCAATAGTTGCAATAACGGCCTTACAGGCACGTGCGCAGCAAGATAAGTTGATTGCAGAGTTGTTGGAGAGCCGCCGCGACCTGTTTGGAACCGTGCTGAGCGACCCTGCCAAATACGAAGTGCAAATTATTTATACCCAAATAGACCGCGACAAGAAAAACCGCCCCATTTTAACCGATTATACCTATCGGTTAGACGACAAGCAGTATTTCTATCCGGCAAGCACTGTGAAGCTGCCAACCGCCATTGTTGCGCTGGAAAAAATTAATCGTTTGAATATCAAAGGATTAGACCGTGAAACGCCGTTGCGTATAGACAGTGCCTATAACCGCCAAACTGCCGTGGCTGCCGACGAGACCTCACCTAACGGTTTGCCTTCCATTGGTCATTATATCAAAAAAATATTACTGGTAAGCGATAATGATGCCTACAACCGCCTCTACGAATTTATCGGACAAGAAGAGTTGAACGAATCGCTGCATGCCAAGGGCTTCAACCTGCGGCTGATTCACCGCCTTTCGGTGGGCGATACGGAAGAAACTGCGCGCTATACAAACCCCATCAGTTTTTACCGAGGCGACAAAATCATTTACCAACAGCCATTAGTAAAAAGCGAGAAAAGTTATCCCAATACGCTGACAACCACGCTCAAAGGCAAGGGCTACATGAGTTTTCGCAACAACCCCAATGGTGAACTGATTGAAAAGCCGATGGACTTTTCGGATAAGAATTACTACCCGCTCTCTACGATGCACAAAGTACTTCAAACGCTTATTTTCCCCGAAACCGTACCGCCCGGGCAGCGTTTTAATCTTACCAAAGACGACTACCGCTTTCTGTATCGCCACATGAGCATGTACCCCAAAGAAAGCGGCGGCTACCCTGCCTACACCGACACCTGCTGCAACTACGACGGTTATTGTAAGTTTTTCATGTACGGCGATACCAAACAACCCATCCCGAAAAATATCCGCATTTTTAATAAAGTGGGCGACGCATACGGCTACCTGTTAGACAACGCCTATATTGTAGATTTTGAAAACGGCATTGAATTTATGCTCAGTGCCGTAGTATATGTAAACGAAGACGGCATTTTCAATGATGACAAATACGAATACGAAAGCATCGGCTTCCCGTTTATGGCAAATCTGGGTCGCGTAATTTATGCGCACGAACTCAAACGAAAGCGCCAAAACAAACCTAATTTAAGCAAATTTAAATTCACTTACTAA
- a CDS encoding DUF2147 domain-containing protein yields MKIRFLGFAVCIIWLLSNASFGQDIVGKWKTIDDEDGKPRSIVEIYKQGDKYFGKITEIFYRANETPDPVCDKCTDDRKGKKVIGMVIIRNLEKKGNEFKGGDILDPNNGKIYDCKLWIENGVLKVRGYIAFLYRTQNWYKHQ; encoded by the coding sequence ATGAAAATCCGTTTTTTGGGCTTTGCTGTTTGCATCATTTGGCTTTTGAGCAACGCCTCATTTGGCCAAGACATAGTCGGCAAGTGGAAAACCATTGATGACGAGGACGGGAAACCGCGTTCTATTGTAGAAATTTACAAGCAAGGCGATAAGTATTTTGGTAAAATTACCGAAATTTTCTATCGCGCCAATGAAACCCCCGACCCCGTTTGCGACAAGTGCACCGACGACCGCAAGGGTAAAAAAGTCATCGGCATGGTTATCATCCGCAATCTGGAAAAGAAAGGCAACGAATTTAAAGGTGGCGATATTTTAGACCCCAACAACGGCAAAATTTATGATTGCAAGTTGTGGATTGAAAACGGCGTGCTGAAAGTACGCGGCTATATCGCTTTCCTTTACCGCACACAAAACTGGTACAAGCATCAGTAA
- a CDS encoding nuclease A inhibitor family protein, which produces MLPVDTQHTDGAVIGELRQLSEGLLLLSESEASFEIMALTAFPECPEGMEEVSLDDILGYSAAVQEWHTEEDKAVVARFAAFKTVIEQRLQNLRVCKSTEGGEKEIWIIGNSEEGIVCIRTTVVET; this is translated from the coding sequence ATGTTACCGGTTGATACTCAACATACAGACGGCGCTGTCATCGGCGAATTGCGCCAATTGAGCGAGGGGCTGCTGCTGCTCAGCGAATCGGAAGCTTCTTTTGAAATTATGGCACTGACCGCTTTTCCCGAATGCCCCGAAGGTATGGAAGAAGTTAGTTTAGATGATATTTTGGGCTATTCGGCCGCCGTACAGGAGTGGCACACCGAAGAGGACAAAGCCGTTGTCGCGCGTTTTGCCGCTTTTAAAACGGTCATAGAACAGCGCCTGCAAAACCTGCGGGTCTGCAAAAGCACCGAAGGCGGCGAAAAGGAGATTTGGATAATCGGCAACAGCGAGGAGGGCATTGTTTGCATCCGCACAACCGTAGTAGAAACATAG
- a CDS encoding RNA polymerase sigma factor, whose translation METVTADIHRYLIERCLEQDRKAQFQIYKLYSDAMYNVCYRMLKREEDAQDVLQEAFVDAFTKLHTFRFDAAFGSWLKRIVINRCINALQKRKLLTINVEERKLAHIPDDTETDESEIEWEIGQVRRCMDKLPEGARVVLNLYLFEGYDHAEIAEILNITESTSKAQYSKARKRLREMITEERAALWKIS comes from the coding sequence TTGGAAACCGTTACTGCCGATATACACCGATACCTGATTGAGCGATGTTTGGAACAAGACCGAAAGGCGCAGTTTCAGATTTATAAGCTCTATTCCGACGCTATGTATAACGTTTGCTACCGCATGTTGAAGCGCGAAGAAGATGCTCAGGACGTATTGCAGGAGGCATTTGTGGATGCTTTCACCAAATTGCACACGTTCCGTTTTGATGCTGCTTTTGGCTCGTGGCTCAAACGGATTGTGATTAACCGTTGCATCAACGCTTTACAAAAGCGCAAGTTGCTGACCATCAACGTAGAGGAGCGTAAGTTAGCCCATATCCCCGACGATACGGAGACAGATGAAAGCGAAATTGAATGGGAAATCGGCCAAGTGCGCCGCTGTATGGATAAGTTGCCCGAAGGCGCGCGCGTAGTGCTGAACCTGTACTTGTTTGAAGGCTACGACCACGCAGAAATAGCGGAAATTCTGAACATTACCGAATCAACCTCCAAAGCACAATACAGCAAAGCGCGTAAGCGCCTGCGTGAAATGATTACCGAAGAAAGGGCTGCATTATGGAAGATAAGTTAA
- a CDS encoding MarR family winged helix-turn-helix transcriptional regulator, whose product MAEIHGGIAMSKQDNDKKKQSVDFSVKATWLAIAKMYNVLGAEHGITHSNGFVLLNIDKEHGTPATKIAPLMGMEARSLSRMLKTMEEEGMIYRQQDEKDRRKVLICLTEEGKIKREASRQVVKEFNKRVREAVSEEKMQVFFEVIDKINEVVESYKMPTLELDLDEESLAVK is encoded by the coding sequence TTGGCAGAAATACACGGTGGTATAGCGATGAGTAAGCAAGACAACGATAAGAAAAAGCAATCCGTTGATTTCAGTGTAAAGGCAACATGGCTGGCAATAGCGAAAATGTATAACGTGCTGGGGGCGGAGCATGGTATTACCCACTCAAACGGTTTCGTGTTGCTAAACATAGACAAAGAACACGGCACACCCGCAACCAAAATTGCACCCTTGATGGGCATGGAAGCCCGCAGCCTAAGCCGTATGCTGAAAACAATGGAGGAAGAGGGGATGATTTATCGCCAACAGGACGAAAAAGACCGCCGAAAAGTGCTGATTTGCCTGACCGAAGAGGGTAAAATTAAGCGGGAAGCCTCACGTCAGGTGGTAAAAGAGTTCAACAAACGAGTGCGGGAAGCGGTTAGCGAAGAAAAAATGCAGGTATTTTTCGAGGTCATTGATAAAATCAATGAGGTGGTAGAGTCTTACAAAATGCCTACGCTCGAATTAGACTTAGACGAAGAATCTTTAGCCGTCAAATAA
- the rplU gene encoding 50S ribosomal protein L21, with protein sequence MYAIVEIAGQQFKVEKDRFIYTHRLDAAEGDVLTFDRVLLVDNNGTVNVGTPTVSGAKVTGKVLAHVKGEKVVVFKKKRRKTYVKRNGHRQQFTKVLIEGINA encoded by the coding sequence ATGTACGCAATTGTAGAAATCGCCGGACAACAGTTCAAGGTAGAAAAAGACCGTTTCATCTACACGCATCGTTTGGACGCAGCCGAAGGTGATGTGCTCACTTTTGACCGCGTATTGCTGGTAGACAACAACGGCACCGTAAACGTTGGAACTCCGACAGTATCGGGTGCGAAAGTAACAGGTAAAGTGCTTGCCCATGTAAAAGGCGAGAAAGTGGTGGTTTTCAAGAAAAAGCGCCGCAAAACTTATGTGAAGCGCAACGGACACCGTCAGCAGTTTACCAAAGTACTCATTGAAGGAATTAACGCATAA
- the nagB gene encoding glucosamine-6-phosphate deaminase: MGQYRTTAELGQLRKFEKIPVEIYPDAVEASKAVAQEIAALIKIKQKKGEMAVLGLATGSTPTKVYGELVRMHREEGLSFSNVITFNLDEYYPMQPDSLQSYVRFMNEYLFDHVDIPRENINIPDGTIPMEQADAFCHEYERKITAAGGIDIQLLGIGRTGHIGFNEPGSSKESTTRMVTLDRLTRIDAASDFFSEENVPRRALTMGVGTILRARKIILMAWGEGKAKMIRSTVEGNMTEMIPATFLQSHSNSVVVLDEAAAAQLTRIKTPWLIGPCRWNDPQLIRRAVVWLCQQVNKPILKLTDNDYTEHGMSELVTEYGPAYNINIQVFNQLQHTITGWPGGKPNADDSHRPERAKPFPKRVVIFSPHPDDDVISMGGTLLRLVDQGHDVHVAYQTSGNIAVFDDDAIRFADFVNDISKSINLQGDAVKNWFNTIVDFIRNKQPGQVDIPEVQMIKGMIRRGEAKAACRYCGVPDSNMHFLDLPFYETGRVKKNPIGEADIQITVDLLQSVKPHQIYAAGDLSDPHGTHRVCLQAVFEACNRLKNEKWMKDCYIWLYRGAWQEWDIDQIEMAVPISPQELLRKRRAIFKHQSQKDRPLFPGSDAREFWQRAEDRNRATAEMYDKLGLAEYEAIEAFVRYKL, translated from the coding sequence ATGGGACAGTATCGGACGACCGCAGAATTAGGCCAATTGCGAAAATTTGAAAAAATACCGGTAGAAATTTACCCCGATGCGGTAGAAGCATCTAAAGCTGTTGCACAGGAAATTGCGGCACTTATCAAAATCAAACAAAAGAAAGGAGAAATGGCCGTTTTGGGGCTTGCCACAGGCTCAACACCCACCAAAGTATATGGAGAGTTAGTGCGGATGCATCGTGAAGAAGGGTTGAGTTTCTCCAATGTCATTACCTTCAATCTGGACGAGTACTACCCCATGCAGCCCGACTCATTGCAGAGTTACGTCCGCTTCATGAACGAATATTTATTTGACCACGTGGACATTCCGCGTGAAAACATCAACATCCCCGACGGCACTATCCCCATGGAGCAGGCCGATGCCTTTTGCCACGAATACGAACGGAAAATTACGGCTGCCGGAGGAATTGATATTCAGTTGTTGGGAATTGGCCGCACAGGACACATCGGCTTCAACGAGCCCGGTTCTTCCAAAGAATCAACCACGCGGATGGTTACTTTAGACCGCCTAACCCGCATTGATGCGGCAAGCGACTTTTTCAGCGAGGAAAATGTGCCGCGCCGTGCCCTTACGATGGGTGTCGGTACCATTTTAAGAGCGCGCAAAATTATCCTGATGGCATGGGGCGAGGGCAAAGCCAAAATGATTCGCAGTACGGTAGAAGGCAACATGACCGAGATGATTCCCGCTACCTTTCTGCAATCGCACAGCAACAGTGTGGTGGTGTTGGATGAGGCTGCTGCCGCACAACTGACCCGCATCAAGACCCCTTGGCTGATTGGCCCCTGCCGTTGGAACGACCCGCAACTCATCCGCCGTGCCGTAGTGTGGTTGTGCCAGCAAGTAAACAAGCCCATTCTGAAACTCACCGACAATGATTACACCGAACACGGCATGAGCGAGTTGGTAACCGAATACGGCCCCGCCTACAATATCAATATTCAGGTTTTCAATCAGTTGCAGCATACCATCACCGGATGGCCGGGAGGCAAACCCAATGCAGACGACAGCCATCGCCCCGAACGTGCCAAACCTTTCCCTAAGCGGGTGGTTATTTTCAGCCCCCACCCCGACGATGACGTAATTTCCATGGGTGGCACACTGCTCCGATTAGTTGACCAAGGACACGATGTGCATGTAGCCTATCAAACTTCGGGTAATATTGCCGTGTTTGATGACGATGCCATTCGCTTTGCCGACTTTGTAAACGACATCAGCAAATCCATCAACCTGCAAGGCGATGCGGTAAAAAATTGGTTCAATACGATTGTGGATTTCATCCGCAACAAACAACCGGGCCAAGTAGATATTCCTGAGGTTCAGATGATTAAGGGTATGATTCGCCGCGGAGAGGCCAAAGCGGCCTGCCGTTATTGTGGCGTACCCGACAGCAACATGCACTTCCTCGACCTGCCGTTCTACGAAACCGGTCGCGTCAAGAAAAACCCCATAGGCGAAGCCGATATTCAGATTACGGTGGACTTGCTGCAATCCGTTAAACCGCACCAAATTTATGCAGCAGGCGACCTTTCCGACCCGCACGGCACACACCGCGTGTGTTTGCAAGCTGTTTTTGAAGCCTGCAACCGTCTGAAAAACGAAAAATGGATGAAAGACTGCTACATATGGCTCTATCGCGGTGCATGGCAAGAGTGGGACATTGACCAGATAGAAATGGCAGTGCCCATCAGCCCGCAGGAGTTGCTGCGCAAGCGCCGTGCTATTTTTAAGCACCAGTCGCAAAAAGACCGCCCACTGTTCCCGGGTTCCGATGCCCGCGAGTTTTGGCAGCGCGCCGAAGACCGCAACCGTGCCACTGCCGAAATGTACGACAAACTTGGCTTGGCTGAATATGAGGCCATTGAAGCTTTTGTGCGCTATAAATTATAG